In Gossypium arboreum isolate Shixiya-1 chromosome 5, ASM2569848v2, whole genome shotgun sequence, a single genomic region encodes these proteins:
- the LOC108453351 gene encoding PHD finger protein ALFIN-LIKE 7-like has product MEGIPHPIPRTVEEVFNDFKGRRAGLIKALTTDVDKFYQQCDPEKENLCLYGLPNETWEVNLPVEEVPPELPEPALGINFARDGMQEKDWLSLVAVHSDSWLLAVAFYFGARFGFGKNERKRLFLMINDLPSIFEVVTGNVKQSKDQSANHNSSGKSKSSAKSRQSEPQSKMVKMSPPSKDEDESGEEEEEDDEQGATCGACGDSYGTDEFWICCDICERWFHGKCVKITPAKAEHIKQYKCPSCSSKRARV; this is encoded by the exons ATGGAAGGGATACCACACCCGATACCGAGAACGGTAGAAGAGGTCTTCAACGACTTTAAAGGCAGACGTGCTGGCTTGATTAAGGCTCTCACCACTG ATGTTGACAAGTTCTACCAACAGTGTGATCCTG AGAAGGAAAACTTATGCTTGTATGGACTCCCAAATGAGACATGGGAAGTTAACTTGCCTGTTGAGGAGGTGCCTCCTGAGCTTCCAGAACCTGCACTAGGCATAAACTTTGCTAGAGATGGAATGCAGGAGAAGGACTGGCTATCCTTGGTTGCAGTTCACAGTGATTCATGGTTGCTTGCTGTTGCTTTCTATTTTGGTGCACGGTTCGGGTTTGGCAAGAATGAGAG GAAAAGACTCTTTCTAATGATAAATGATCTTCCAAGCATATTCGAAGTTGTTACTGGAAATGTAAAGCAATCAAAGGACCAATCTGCTAATCATAACAGTAGTGGCAAAAGCAAATCAAGTGCTAAG TCTCGTCAATCTGAACCCCAGAGTAAGATGGTAAAGATGTCTCCACCATCCAAGGATGAAGATGAGAGTGGGGAAGAAGAGGAGGAAGATGATGAACAGGGTGCCACTTGTGGGGCTTGTGGAGATAGCTATGGAACAGATGAATTCTGGATTTGCTGCGATATCTGTGAGAGATGGTTCCATGGCAAATGTGTGAAGATTACACCTGCAAAGGCTGAGCACATCAAGCAGTACAAGTGCCCAAGCTGCAGTAGCAAGAGGGCTAGAGTTTGA